A stretch of Thermococcus bergensis DNA encodes these proteins:
- a CDS encoding YigZ family protein, which translates to MEGYRTIRGFGKVEKLYVDSLFIGYAMPVKSEKEAKEFIRKVKEAHADATHNVSAYRVREGNTLLVHYDDDGEPRGSAGKPVFKVLEYKGLENVVVVVTRYFGGTKLGYGGLIKAYSETASEALEKAGIIEVIKKEPIEIVFPYNLYNAVEKAIEKFEAEIFEREFNVEVKFVAGVLPEKKEELINYLIEITKGKAKIREFLDFERGIRKKRD; encoded by the coding sequence ATGGAGGGATATCGGACAATTAGAGGGTTTGGGAAGGTTGAAAAGCTCTATGTGGATTCTCTCTTTATCGGCTATGCCATGCCAGTAAAATCAGAGAAAGAGGCCAAAGAGTTCATTAGAAAAGTCAAGGAAGCCCACGCAGATGCGACGCACAATGTTTCCGCTTATAGGGTTAGAGAGGGGAACACACTTCTCGTTCACTATGATGACGATGGAGAGCCAAGGGGAAGTGCCGGAAAGCCTGTTTTTAAGGTTCTTGAATACAAGGGTCTGGAAAACGTTGTGGTCGTTGTAACGAGGTATTTTGGCGGAACAAAGCTTGGCTATGGAGGATTGATAAAGGCATACAGCGAGACGGCAAGTGAGGCCCTTGAAAAAGCGGGAATAATAGAGGTCATCAAAAAAGAACCAATTGAAATAGTTTTTCCGTACAACCTTTACAACGCAGTTGAAAAAGCAATTGAAAAATTCGAGGCAGAAATTTTCGAGAGAGAATTCAATGTCGAAGTCAAATTTGTGGCTGGAGTGTTGCCAGAGAAAAAAGAGGAGCTTATAAACTACCTCATCGAGATCACCAAAGGAAAAGCAAAAATAAGAGAGTTCCTAGATTTTGAGAGGGGAATCAGAAAGAAGAGAGATTAG
- a CDS encoding sodium ion-translocating decarboxylase subunit beta — MGLEQAILDFFANIGLFHLTVGNVIMILVGFILIYLAIRYEMEPLLLLPIGASAVLVNLPLTGILSADPHHPGLFYLIKHYLIDTEVVPLLIFFGLGAMTDFGPMIADPKTALLGAAAQIGVFVAMLVAIALGFNLQEAASIGIIGGADGPTTIYLTTKLAPHLLGATAVAAYSYMSLVPLIQPPVIKALTTPEERKIRMEQLRPVSKREKILFPIASMIIIGLLVPSAAPLVGMLMIGNLFRESGVVERLSKAAREELMNIVTIFLGLGVGSTMQAESFLTLSTIKILLLGVVAFASATAGGVLLGKLMMKLSGGKINPMIGAAGVSAVPMSARVVQRIAAKEDPGNFILMHAMGPNVAGVIGTAVVAGVLLSVLG; from the coding sequence ATGGGGCTTGAACAGGCAATACTTGACTTCTTTGCCAACATAGGTCTCTTTCACTTAACAGTAGGAAATGTGATAATGATACTTGTCGGGTTTATCCTAATCTATCTGGCTATAAGGTATGAGATGGAGCCATTATTGCTGCTTCCGATTGGAGCAAGTGCCGTACTGGTAAATCTCCCGCTAACAGGCATTTTGAGCGCTGACCCACACCATCCGGGACTGTTCTACCTTATAAAGCACTACCTTATCGACACAGAGGTCGTCCCATTACTGATATTCTTTGGGCTTGGAGCAATGACAGACTTCGGTCCAATGATTGCCGATCCAAAGACCGCACTGCTTGGAGCAGCAGCACAGATTGGTGTTTTCGTTGCGATGCTTGTCGCGATTGCGTTGGGCTTTAACCTTCAGGAGGCAGCCTCGATAGGTATCATAGGTGGTGCTGACGGCCCAACGACGATTTATCTAACTACAAAGCTCGCTCCTCACTTACTCGGTGCGACTGCAGTGGCTGCTTACTCCTACATGAGCCTTGTCCCGCTCATCCAGCCTCCCGTTATCAAGGCTCTTACAACCCCTGAGGAAAGGAAAATCAGAATGGAGCAGTTAAGACCAGTTTCAAAGAGGGAAAAGATACTGTTTCCAATAGCTTCAATGATAATCATCGGTCTTCTCGTGCCTTCAGCAGCTCCCCTAGTTGGAATGCTCATGATCGGCAACCTCTTCAGGGAAAGCGGTGTTGTTGAGCGTTTAAGCAAAGCCGCAAGAGAAGAGCTGATGAACATTGTTACAATATTCCTAGGGCTTGGCGTTGGTTCGACAATGCAGGCAGAGAGCTTTCTAACCTTAAGCACAATAAAAATCCTCCTCCTTGGTGTTGTGGCATTTGCTTCAGCAACAGCTGGAGGAGTATTGCTTGGTAAACTCATGATGAAGCTCAGCGGTGGAAAGATAAACCCAATGATCGGTGCAGCAGGAGTTTCAGCAGTTCCAATGAGTGCTAGGGTTGTTCAAAGGATCGCTGCAAAAGAAGACCCCGGAAACTTCATACTAATGCATGCAATGGGACCAAACGTTGCTGGAGTTATAGGAACCGCAGTCGTAGCTGGAGTTCTGCTCTCAGTGCTTGGATGA
- the thsB gene encoding thermosome subunit beta, giving the protein MVGQGGQPVVILPEGTQRYVGRDAQRLNILAARVIAETVRTTLGPKGMDKMLVDSLGDIVITNDGATILEQIDVQHPAAKMIIEIAKTQDKEAGDGTTSAVVIAGELLAKAEELLDQNIHPSIIIKGYTLAAEKAQEILDSMAISVEPDNEEILIKIASTSITGKNAESHKELLAKLAVGAVKQVAEKLNGKYVVDIDNIKFEKKEGGSVRDTQLIRGVVIDKERVHPRMPKKVENAKIALINDALEVKKTETDAKINITSPDQLYAFLEQEEKMLQEMVEQIAATGANVVFCQKGIDDLAQHYLAKHGILAVRRVKKSDMEKLAKATGAKIVTNVKDLTSEDLGYAELVEERKVAGENMIFVEGCRNPKAVTILIRGGTEHVVDEVERALEDAIKVVKDVMEDGAILPGGGATEIELSIRLDEFAKQVGGKEQLAVEAFAEALKIIPKTLAENAGLDTIDVLVKAISEHKNKGKAIGVDVFAGEPADMLERGVIEPARVKRQAIKSASEVAIMILRIDDVIAAKLSKNEGKGGEGDMGGMGGMPGMM; this is encoded by the coding sequence ATGGTAGGACAAGGTGGACAGCCTGTTGTTATTCTCCCCGAAGGAACCCAGAGATACGTTGGAAGGGATGCCCAAAGACTAAACATTTTGGCCGCTAGAGTCATAGCGGAGACCGTAAGAACCACCCTTGGTCCAAAGGGTATGGACAAAATGCTTGTTGACAGCCTTGGAGACATAGTCATCACAAACGACGGTGCAACGATTTTGGAGCAAATAGACGTTCAGCACCCTGCAGCTAAAATGATTATTGAAATCGCAAAGACCCAGGACAAGGAAGCCGGAGATGGAACAACCTCAGCCGTTGTAATTGCGGGAGAACTCTTAGCAAAGGCTGAAGAGCTTTTAGATCAAAATATCCACCCAAGCATAATTATTAAGGGTTACACCCTTGCAGCCGAGAAGGCTCAAGAGATACTTGACAGCATGGCAATCTCAGTTGAACCAGACAATGAGGAAATCCTCATAAAAATAGCCTCAACTTCAATAACCGGTAAGAATGCTGAAAGCCACAAAGAGCTTTTGGCAAAACTTGCTGTGGGGGCAGTTAAACAGGTTGCCGAGAAGCTTAACGGCAAATACGTTGTAGATATTGACAACATCAAGTTTGAGAAGAAGGAGGGTGGAAGCGTAAGGGACACCCAGCTCATCAGGGGTGTCGTAATCGACAAGGAGAGAGTCCACCCAAGAATGCCAAAGAAAGTTGAAAACGCCAAGATTGCACTTATCAACGATGCCCTCGAAGTTAAAAAGACCGAAACAGACGCAAAGATAAACATCACAAGCCCAGACCAGCTCTACGCATTCCTCGAGCAGGAGGAGAAAATGCTCCAAGAGATGGTGGAGCAAATAGCCGCAACAGGTGCTAACGTTGTCTTCTGCCAGAAGGGAATTGATGACCTAGCACAGCACTACCTCGCAAAGCACGGTATCTTGGCAGTTAGAAGGGTCAAGAAGAGCGACATGGAGAAGCTTGCCAAGGCCACAGGTGCAAAGATCGTCACAAACGTCAAAGACCTAACAAGCGAAGACCTTGGTTATGCCGAGCTTGTTGAGGAGAGGAAGGTTGCTGGCGAGAACATGATATTTGTTGAGGGCTGCAGGAATCCAAAGGCCGTCACAATCCTCATCAGAGGTGGAACAGAGCACGTGGTCGACGAGGTCGAAAGAGCCCTCGAAGACGCTATCAAAGTCGTCAAGGACGTCATGGAAGACGGTGCAATCTTACCAGGAGGAGGAGCTACAGAGATTGAGCTTAGCATCAGACTTGATGAGTTTGCAAAGCAGGTAGGAGGCAAGGAACAGCTTGCAGTTGAGGCCTTTGCCGAGGCTTTGAAGATCATTCCAAAGACCCTCGCAGAGAACGCAGGGCTTGACACAATAGATGTCCTTGTTAAGGCCATAAGTGAGCACAAGAACAAAGGAAAAGCAATCGGTGTAGATGTCTTCGCTGGAGAGCCAGCTGACATGCTCGAGAGGGGAGTCATTGAGCCAGCGAGGGTTAAGAGGCAGGCCATAAAGAGCGCAAGCGAAGTTGCAATAATGATCCTCAGAATCGACGACGTCATAGCTGCAAAGCTTTCAAAGAACGAAGGCAAAGGCGGAGAAGGAGACATGGGTGGAATGGGCGGAATGCCCGGCATGATGTGA
- a CDS encoding acetyl-CoA carboxylase biotin carboxyl carrier protein subunit, with protein sequence MKGKVKVIVDGVPYEVEVEELGGGKFKVSFEGESYEIEAKDLGIPMGALQAPSAAPVQAGAPVATPAPAPAPSAPVGVSSAPVPAGENVVTAPMPGKVLRILVREGDEVKAGQGLLVLEAMKMENEIPSPKDGVVKKILVKEGDTVDTGQPLIELG encoded by the coding sequence ATGAAAGGTAAAGTTAAGGTCATTGTTGATGGCGTTCCCTACGAGGTTGAAGTTGAAGAACTCGGTGGCGGGAAGTTCAAAGTCAGTTTTGAAGGAGAAAGCTATGAAATTGAAGCCAAAGACCTTGGAATACCAATGGGTGCCCTTCAAGCTCCTTCGGCAGCTCCTGTTCAGGCTGGTGCTCCTGTCGCTACTCCTGCGCCAGCTCCAGCACCTTCAGCGCCGGTTGGGGTTTCTTCTGCTCCAGTGCCGGCTGGTGAAAATGTTGTTACAGCACCAATGCCGGGCAAGGTGCTTAGGATTTTGGTTAGGGAGGGTGATGAGGTTAAGGCTGGTCAGGGGTTGCTTGTGCTTGAGGCAATGAAGATGGAGAACGAGATTCCCTCTCCAAAGGATGGCGTTGTTAAGAAAATCCTTGTCAAAGAAGGAGACACCGTCGACACAGGTCAACCACTAATAGAACTCGGGTGA